The genomic window ATGGTCCGCCGCATCTACAATCCCGCGCAGTATGAGAGTTACCAGGGTCTGCTCCCCATGAACCGGTTCATCACGACGGCGGCGATTCTGCTCTTCATCGCGCAGCTTCCCTTCGTCTTCAATTTCTTCTGGAGTCTATTCGCGGGGAAGAAGGCCGCAGAGAACCCCTGGGAGGCCACGACGCTCGAGTGGACGACGCCCTCGCCGCCGCCGCACGGAAACTGGCCGGGCGCCGTTCCGGAGGTCCACCGCGGGCCCTACGACTACAGCCTTCCGGGAGAGGCTTCCGATTGGCTGCCGCAGAACCAGCCGGACCGGGGCGCGGCCAGCGCCCGCGGCTGAGAAAAGCGCCCGCGGCTGAGAAAAACGCCCGCGGCTGAGAAAAGCGCCGGCAGTTAGAAAGAAGGAGAACAGGGATGCGTTCCGCGCATGCGGCAGAAACGGGAGGCTCCGGATTCGCTTCCTCCGCCAAGCTCGGCTTGTGGTGGTTCCTCGCATCCGAGATCATGGTCTTCGGAGGGGTGGTCGCTTCCTATTTTCTTCTCCGGCTCGCCGGGCCGGGATGGGGCGACGATATTGCGCACAACAGCACCCTTCTCGGGACCATCAACACCATCGTCCTCCTGACCAGCAGCTTTACGATGGTCGAGGTGCATGCCGCCTGGAACCGCCGCGATGCGGATGCCTTCCGCCGCTTTCTGGGGCTGACGATTGTCCTGGGCCTCGTCTTTCTCGTCATCAAGGGCTTCGAGTACGGCGCCCACTTCCGGGAGGCGATATTCCCGGCCAAATCCCTCTTCTGGGCTTTCTACTACGGGATGACGGGGCTGCATGCGCTGCACGTGCTGGCCGGCATCATCGCCAACGTTTCGCTGCTGGTCGTGGCGTGGCGGCCCGAGGGGCTGATGCGTTTCGGTCACCGGGCGGAGATGAACGGCCTCTACTGGCACTTTGTGGACGTGGTCTGGATCATTCTGTTCCCGCTGCTCTATCTCGGATAGAGCGGGAACTTCAACCGGGAAGACGACATGGCGCACTCAGAATCCTCTCCGCCGAGCAACTTTCTGATCTGGATCTACCTTCTCGTCCTGGCGCTGGCCTCGGTGGGCGCCTCCATTGTTTTCCCGAGCGGGATCGCCGAGGGCGCCATCATCGCGCTCTCGGCGGCGAAGATCCTTCTCGTCGCCCTCTACTTCATGCACCTGCGCATCGAGCGCCTTTTCATCCATCTGCTGGCGCTCGTCCCCCTGTTCTTCGTGATCGTCCTTTTTCTCGGCCTGGCCCCGGACATCATCTACGGCAAATAGTCCGGCTCGCCCCTGAGGTGAAGGGGCGGGTATACTCCTCCCGCAAAGTTTGCGTCCGGATATCCCGTTTCGAAGGGTGGTGCGCATGTCGGAGATGGAGCGCGTCTTCCGCCAGGGAAAATTGAACGAGGTGGCCCAGCTTTTGGCGAACCCGGCCCGCTCGGGCATCTATCTCACCCGGGCGCGCATCCGCGCCATCGCCGGGGAGATGGGCCTGCGGGCGGGAGTTCAAGGCCGCGCGCGGATGATCGAAAACCTCTTCCGGGAGGCGGGCTCCGAGGGAAGGGCCGAGGCGCTGATCGCGCGTATCGAGGCGGAGGCCACCGCCTGGCTCCATCGCTACGGCGAATGGGCGCGCGCCTGCGCCCCCGGAAAAAGGGCCTGGCGCGAGTGGAAGATCAAGGCGCGCCAGCTGCGCTCTCAGCTGCGCAAAGCCAAAAAATGGGCCCGCAAGATGGGCGCCGACGCTTCTACCGAAAACTAGACCCCACTGTCTCAACAATCCCTGCTCAGACTATCGCAACACACTGTCTCAACAATCCTTGCCCAGACTATTTCAACAGCCCCTGAATGTGCTTCCGGTCCTCGAGGGCGAACTCCCGCGTCCAGGCGGCGAGCTTGCGGTAGAAGGGTGTTTCCGCGTCCTCCTCCACGCAGGTGGTCAGTATCGGCATCCACCGCAGGAGATGTTCGTCCAGAAAGCGGGCGGCCGAGGCGAGGTGGGCGCGGGCTTCCTCCGCATTCCTGGATCGCCAGGCGGCCGCCTCTCCCTCGGCGAGGTGGGCGAGAAACTCGAGCTCCACGCTGAGGTGATCCGGGGCCAGGATGCCCGCATGAGCGCCGCTCCCCAGACCCGGGTCGAAGCCCCGCGCGCGGTAAAAATCCACGACCCGGTCGGTGACGCCGGCGTTGAGGTGTCCGCTCTCATCGCAGATGGCGGCCTCGTAGGGCGGGCTCGAGGTGATGAAGAGCTGGGTGAAGTCCACCCGCAGGGCCTTCATGTCGCCCTCCCCCGGGGGCAGGGGGAAGTCATCGGGAAAGAGGAAGGCGTAGTTCGCCGCGAGAAAGGCGATCAGTTCAAGATCGGGCGGATCGAGAAGGCTCCGGGACTGCACGCGGTAGAGCCGAGCGCGGAGCGCCGCCTGCTCGATCCGCTCCTCGGGGGAGAGGCGCGCCCTCCTCGGGAAAAGGCTCATTCGGGGAGGTCGTAGGCCTCGCGCCGGGGCCGGTTCGGCCGAAGAAACCAGAGCGGGCGGCGAAGGCCGTCAGGGCCGGGCGCAGGCCGAGTCATCTCGAGCCATTTTTTATAGTGCGCGAAGCTCTTCTCGGTGTCGGCGTGAATGTCGCCGTAGCGATCGCCCGGCTGCGCCGGCTTCACCTTGACCCGCTGGTGCCAGCAGTGCATCCCGCTCACAGGATCTGGATTGACGGGGAAAGTCAGGTTCTGGTTGACGCCGACCTCGCGCCACCAGATGCGCTCGGTGTCGG from bacterium includes these protein-coding regions:
- a CDS encoding cytochrome c oxidase subunit I; its protein translation is MVRRIYNPAQYESYQGLLPMNRFITTAAILLFIAQLPFVFNFFWSLFAGKKAAENPWEATTLEWTTPSPPPHGNWPGAVPEVHRGPYDYSLPGEASDWLPQNQPDRGAASARG
- a CDS encoding cytochrome c oxidase subunit 3 — encoded protein: MRSAHAAETGGSGFASSAKLGLWWFLASEIMVFGGVVASYFLLRLAGPGWGDDIAHNSTLLGTINTIVLLTSSFTMVEVHAAWNRRDADAFRRFLGLTIVLGLVFLVIKGFEYGAHFREAIFPAKSLFWAFYYGMTGLHALHVLAGIIANVSLLVVAWRPEGLMRFGHRAEMNGLYWHFVDVVWIILFPLLYLG
- a CDS encoding cytochrome C oxidase subunit IV family protein, encoding MAHSESSPPSNFLIWIYLLVLALASVGASIVFPSGIAEGAIIALSAAKILLVALYFMHLRIERLFIHLLALVPLFFVIVLFLGLAPDIIYGK
- a CDS encoding molecular chaperone TorD family protein codes for the protein MSLFPRRARLSPEERIEQAALRARLYRVQSRSLLDPPDLELIAFLAANYAFLFPDDFPLPPGEGDMKALRVDFTQLFITSSPPYEAAICDESGHLNAGVTDRVVDFYRARGFDPGLGSGAHAGILAPDHLSVELEFLAHLAEGEAAAWRSRNAEEARAHLASAARFLDEHLLRWMPILTTCVEEDAETPFYRKLAAWTREFALEDRKHIQGLLK